The following proteins are encoded in a genomic region of Gouania willdenowi chromosome 6, fGouWil2.1, whole genome shotgun sequence:
- the LOC114464788 gene encoding sodium channel protein type 4 subunit alpha A-like isoform X2, producing the protein MSFLDFWSVLRSRSEQTELKLSPQHLERLLSDNGIRSALRCDSVLSLLPPAGSAVFRRFTAQSMKDIQHQAKETGTEMPKPSYHLEAEKPLPFFYKDPPPEILYTPLEELDPFYKSEKTFLVLSRGNVLHRFNAESSCFILSPLSRLRTASIKVLLHPFLSWFMLATLLTNCVFMVLENTAVSYAMQCVFSVIYTCEALVKVFSRGFCAARFTFIRDPWNWLDLIVIITAFPALIVEMGEFYVLVTIPRVLKIFSVFLGLRRTVQALLQVVKKLANVLLVTVFCLSMLAAISMVFFMGSLRNKCVFWPMNNSYYGNQTNTDVNDTFYYHSYVNDPGNHYIHSRSIDPLVCGNVSSAGVCPSDSMCLRSEKTPNYGYTSYGWFAPSLLSMFRLLTQDFTDNLLQLTIRANGYFIVLAFVLLFLPTCFMLLSQVVAAVAMALVQQEESDFAQRTETKEVFKQIEELLKSREDTEESSSGAVLTEKKQSSEEEAISIKETDEAPKPSSCWHRLQRRFRAFILSSVFEWAIIICLIINTIIMATEHTPLSYEYNDFLAVAEIVFKLVFMVEMVLKLLALGIRGYFRVSWHIYDFILVLLSLVELFLDGISGMSALQFSGLRILRLARWWPGLHLFLRVVWSSVQHLTLVLLVLVFLFVVVGLQLFRRDYTENVCHISQDCELPRWHMSDLFHTFMMVCRILFGQWIETLWDCMMVSNTGLCVLYFILVLVLGKLLLLVLFLHLLLSSITNQRLSSVEEKDKKSLETLKQLCRRTGTKDRADNTKGRKKESLTLNLVGTEVQTSEDRTETQGDEPQGTEPEDCCCNCCIHCCPFQDLDSSRGLGKVWSNLRRNSLKVVQNKIFEGFVIFIILLSSAALMLEDNNLQHSPVLMDVLDWADRVFILFFVMEMILQWLALGLHQYFTNAWRWIDFIVLDVSLVSLVLDVLGVSCRPMRVFRTLRTLSRFKGVKLVLHTLVLALPRLLKSLLVILLVWLLWALLGIRLFGGKFWFCLNMTSEELPHHSEVENKTSCFMLMIEDNQSEITWINTYFHFDHVPMSYLSLSLLAMSRGWLDILYSAMDSTQIEQQVQYESNIYSFFYFLGFFIVGVFFTFNFFVRIFIHTIHQHRHKFGGKHVFMTEEQQMFPEGFKKRFSVKPENHVPRPQNRFQAWIFDLVLLEVFEVFMMVVVVLNLVLVMVETYDDSIMKWKLQHWFHVILILIFLLEFLLKIIALRRFYFNCLNVVDLLVLLTSIGGLFLSDLYFIHPYFFLFLRLARLGRVLRFFRCARGIRMLFLGFMMSLPALLNVGLLLLIIFYTFSVLGAMSFGEVNMGDMFNFHTFWQSMVCMTMVTTSSSWDGFLIPIMRPPECNTDAEPVDCGSPVGGPLFFVSYLVLLQLLVLLLFIAVIQQIFNAHEELWEFQEEHLTVFVETWKKVDNENTGSIPHSALWELCQALQDALRVPAVNLFTLIDTKLQGDQLQCEDVLQTLTQQVFGISLPNEKLRESVKGIFPQEEEGNGGEEVGEAKGVGLA; encoded by the exons ATGTCTTTCCTGGACTTCTGGAGTGTTTTAAGGAGCCGTTCTGAGCAGACTGAGCTGAAGCTGAGTCCTCAACACCT GGAGCGGCTGCTCAGCGACAATGGGATTCGCTCGGCGTTGCGTTGTGACAGCGTGCTGTCTCTGCTGCCACCTGCTGGCTCGGCTGTGTTCAGAAGGTTCACTGCTCAGTCCATGAAGGACATCCAACACCAAGCTAAG GAAACAGGGACGGAAATGCCCAAGCCATCCTATCACCTGGAAGCTGAAAAGCCCCTCCCCTTCTTCTACAAAGACCCACCACCTGAAATTCTCTACACCCCATTGGAGGAGCTGGATCCTTTCTACAAATCAGAGAAG ACCTTCCTGGTCCTCAGTAGGGGTAACGTCCTCCACAGGTTTAACGCTGAATCTTCGTGTTTTATTCTGAGCCCACTGAGTCGTCTGAGGACAGCATCCATAAAAGTCCTCCTTCATCC TTTCCTCTCCTGGTTCATGCTGGCAACGCTTCTGACCAACTGTGTGTTCATGGTGCTGGAAAACACAGCCGTGAGCTACGCGATGCA gtgtgtgttttctgtcatctACACCTGTGAAGCTCTGGTCAAAGTTTTCTCTCGAGGGTTCTGTGCAGCACGCTTCACTTTCATCAGAGATCCATGGAACTGGCTCGACCTCATTGTCATCATAACagc GTTTCCAGCTCTGATTGTTGAAATGGGTGAATTCTACGTGTTGGTGACGATTCCACGAGTGCTGAAGATCTTCTCAGTTTTCCTAG GTCTCAGGAGGACTGTCCAGGCTCTTTTGCAGGTGGTGAAGAAGCTCGCCAACGTGTTGCTTGTCACTGTGTTCTGTCTCAGCATGTTGGCGGCCATCAGCATGGTCTTCTTCATGGGCTCACTCCGAAACAAATGTGTCTTCTGGCCAATGAACAATAGTTACTACGGCAACCAGACCAATACCGACGTCAATGACACCTTTTATTACCATTCCTATGTCAACGACCCTG GAAACCATTACATCCATTCAAGAAGTATAGATCCTCTGGTGTGTGGAAACGTATCTTCTGCTGG GGTCTGTCCAAGTGATTCAATGTGCCTTCGTTCTGAAAAAACTCCAAACTATGGATACACCAGCTATGGATGGTTCGCCCCATCCCTGCTCTCCATGTTCAGACTGCTGACGCAGGACTTCACTGATAACCTACTGCAGTTG ACCATCAGGGCTAACGGTTATTTCATAGTCCTTGCCTtcgtcctcctcttcctccctacATGTTTCATGCTGCTCAGCCAAGTAGTGGCAGCGGTTGCTATGGCACTGGTGCAGCAGGAGGAGTCCGACTTTGCCCAGAGGACGGAAACAAAAGAAGTGTTCAAGCAAATCGAGGAACTGCTGAAGAGCAGAGAAGACACTGAAGAG TCCTCTAGTGGGGCGGTGCTCACAGAGAAGAAACAATCATCTGAAGAAGAAGCTATATCCATTAAAG AAACTGATGAAGCCCCCAAACCTTCCTCCTGCTGGCACCGTCTCCAACGGAGGTTTCGAGCCTTCATCCTGAGCTCTGTTTTTGAATGGGCCATCATCATCTGCCTCATCATCAACACCATCATAATGGCCACAGAGCACACTCCACTAAGCTATGAATATAACGACTTCCTGGCAGTTGCGGAAATA GTCTTTAAGCTGGTATTCATGGTGGAGATGGTCCTTAAACTGCTGGCTCTTGGCATTAGGGGATACTTCAGA GTGAGCTGGCACATTTACGACTTTATCTTGGTGCTCCTCAGCCTGGTGGAGTTATTTCTGGACGGTATCTCGGGAATGTCAGCGCTGCAATTTTCAGGACTG CGGATCCTGAGGCTGGCTCGCTGGTGGCCGGGTCTGCATCTGTTCCTGCGGGTGGTCTGGTCCTCGGTGCAACACCTGACCCTGGTCTTGCTGGTCTTGGTCTTCCTGTTTGTGGTGGTGGGTCTGCAGCTGTTCAGGAGGGACTACACGGAAAATGTGTGTCACATCTCGCAGGACTGCGAGCTTCCTCGCTGGCACATGAGCGACCTGTTCCACACCTTCATGATGGTCTGCAGGATCCTGTTTGGGCAGTGGATCGAGACCCTATGGGACTGCATGATGGTTTCCAACACTGGCTTGTGTGTGCTGTACTTCATCCTGGTCCTGGTACTTGGAAAACTGCTG CTCCTTGTTCTGTTCCTGCACTTGTTGTTGAGCTCCATCACAAACCAAAGACTGTCATCTGTGGAGGAAAAGGACAAGAAGAGCCTTGAGACCCTGAAGCAGCTCTGCAGGAGAACTGGAACCAAAGACAGGGCGGACA ACACGAAGGGCAGGAAGAAAGAGTCCCTGACTTTGAACCTTGTAGGGACTGAAGTCCAAACCAGTGAGGACAGGACGGAGACACAG GGAGACGAGCCACAGGGGACAGAGCCTGAGGACTGTTGCTGTAAct GTTGCATCCATTGCTGCCCGTTCCAGGACTTAGACTCGTCCCGTGGTCTGGGTAAGGTCTGGTCTAACCTCAGGAGGAACAGCCTGAAGGTTGTACAGAACAAGATCTTTGAAGGCTttgtcatcttcatcatcctgcTGAGCAGTGCCGCgctg ATGTTGGAGGATAACAACCTGCAGCACAGTCCGGTTCTGATGGACGTGTTGGACTGGGCTGATCGAGTGTTCATACTGTTTTTTGTAATGGAAATGATCCTCCAGTGGCTTGCTCTGGGTCTCCACCAGTACTTCACCAATGCCTGGCGCTGGATAGACTTCATAGTGTTggat GTGTCTCTGGTCTCTCTGGTTCTGGATGTTCTGGGAGTCTCCTGCAGACCTATGAGGGTCTTCAGAACCCTGAGGACTCTGTCCCGCTTCAAGGGAGTGAAG CTGGTCCTGCATACCCTGGTCCTGGCCTTACCACGGTTGCTAAAGTCATTGCTGGTGATCCTGTTGGTCTGGCTGCTTTGGGCCTTGCTTGGTATCCGCCTGTTTGGGGGAAAGTTCTGGTTCTGTCTCAACATGACGTCAGAGGAGCTGCCGCATCACTCCGAAGTGGAGAACAAGACCAGTTGCTTCATGCTGATGATCGAagacaaccaatcagagatcaCCTGGATAAACACCTACTTCCACTTCGACCATGTTCCCATGAGCTACCTCTCTCTGTCCCTACTG GCGATGTCCAGAGGATGGTTGGATATTCTCTACTCAGCCATGGACTCCACACAG ATTGAGCAGCAGGTGCAGTATGAGTCCAACATCTACTCCTTCTTCTACTTCCTTGGTTTCTTCATTGTTGGCGTTTTCTTCACCTTCAACTTCTTCGTCAGAATCTTCATCCACACCATCCATCAACACAGACACAAG TTTGGAGGGAAACATGTCTTCATGACGGAGGAGCAGCAGATGTTTCCAGAAGGCTTCAAGAAACGCTTTTCAGTCAAACCAGAGAACCACGTCCCACGTCCCCAG AACCGGTTCCAGGCCTGGATCTTTGACTTAGTTCTGTTGGAGGTCTTTGAGGTCTtcatgatggtggtggtggtcctCAATCTGGTTCTGGTGATGGTGGAAACATACGATGACAGCATAATGAAGTGGAAACTCCAGCACTGGTTCCACGTGATCTTAATACTCATCTTCCTCCTGGAGTTCCTGCTGAAGATCATTGCACTCCGGCGGTTCTACTTCAACTGCCTGAACGTTGTGGACCTTCTGGTTCTGCTTACGTCTATCGGAG GTCTGTTTCTGTCGGATTTATATTTCATCCATCCttacttcttcctcttcttgcGTCTGGCCCGGCTGGGTCGGGTCCTTCGTTTCTTTCGCTGTGCTCGAGGGATTCGAATGCTGTTTTTGGGCTTCATGATGTCACTGCCAGCGCTCCTGAACGTGGGCctgctcctcctcatcatcttcTACACATTCTCTGTCCTCGGTGCGATGAGCTTCGGAGAAGTGAACATGGGTGACATGTTTAACTTCCACACCTTTTGGCAGAG TATGGTCTGCATGACCATGGTGACAACGTCTTCTTCCTGGGATGGATTTCTGATTCCCATCATGAGACCACCAGAGTGCAACACTGATGCAGAGCCTGTAGACTGTGGCAGCCCAGTAGGGGGTCCTCTCTTCTTCGTGTCCTACCTCGTGCTCCTTCAGCTGCTCGTGCTGCTGCTCTTCATTGCAGTCATTCAGCAAATCTTCAATGCCCATGAGGAACTGTGGGAATTTCAGGAGGAACATCTAACGGTCTTTGTGGAAACCTGGAAGAAGGTGGACAACGAAAACACAGGGAGCATTCCTCACAG CGCTCTGTGGGAGCTGTGCCAGGCTCTTCAGGACGCTCTGAGGGTTCCCGCAGTGAACCTGTTCACTCTGATAGACACCAAGCTTCAAGGAGATCAGTTACAGTGTGAGGACGTGCTGCAAACGCTCACAcagcag GTTTTTGGTATTTCTCTTCCAAACGAGAAACTCAGAGAAAGTGTGAAGGGGATCTTTCCTCAG GAGGAAGAGGGCAATGGTGGAGAGGAAGTGGGTGAAGCCAAAGGAGTGGGTTTGGCCTAA
- the LOC114464788 gene encoding sodium channel protein type 4 subunit alpha A-like isoform X1, producing MSFLDFWSVLRSRSEQTELKLSPQHLERLLSDNGIRSALRCDSVLSLLPPAGSAVFRRFTAQSMKDIQHQAKKETGTEMPKPSYHLEAEKPLPFFYKDPPPEILYTPLEELDPFYKSEKTFLVLSRGNVLHRFNAESSCFILSPLSRLRTASIKVLLHPFLSWFMLATLLTNCVFMVLENTAVSYAMQCVFSVIYTCEALVKVFSRGFCAARFTFIRDPWNWLDLIVIITAFPALIVEMGEFYVLVTIPRVLKIFSVFLGLRRTVQALLQVVKKLANVLLVTVFCLSMLAAISMVFFMGSLRNKCVFWPMNNSYYGNQTNTDVNDTFYYHSYVNDPGNHYIHSRSIDPLVCGNVSSAGVCPSDSMCLRSEKTPNYGYTSYGWFAPSLLSMFRLLTQDFTDNLLQLTIRANGYFIVLAFVLLFLPTCFMLLSQVVAAVAMALVQQEESDFAQRTETKEVFKQIEELLKSREDTEESSSGAVLTEKKQSSEEEAISIKETDEAPKPSSCWHRLQRRFRAFILSSVFEWAIIICLIINTIIMATEHTPLSYEYNDFLAVAEIVFKLVFMVEMVLKLLALGIRGYFRVSWHIYDFILVLLSLVELFLDGISGMSALQFSGLRILRLARWWPGLHLFLRVVWSSVQHLTLVLLVLVFLFVVVGLQLFRRDYTENVCHISQDCELPRWHMSDLFHTFMMVCRILFGQWIETLWDCMMVSNTGLCVLYFILVLVLGKLLLLVLFLHLLLSSITNQRLSSVEEKDKKSLETLKQLCRRTGTKDRADNTKGRKKESLTLNLVGTEVQTSEDRTETQGDEPQGTEPEDCCCNCCIHCCPFQDLDSSRGLGKVWSNLRRNSLKVVQNKIFEGFVIFIILLSSAALMLEDNNLQHSPVLMDVLDWADRVFILFFVMEMILQWLALGLHQYFTNAWRWIDFIVLDVSLVSLVLDVLGVSCRPMRVFRTLRTLSRFKGVKLVLHTLVLALPRLLKSLLVILLVWLLWALLGIRLFGGKFWFCLNMTSEELPHHSEVENKTSCFMLMIEDNQSEITWINTYFHFDHVPMSYLSLSLLAMSRGWLDILYSAMDSTQIEQQVQYESNIYSFFYFLGFFIVGVFFTFNFFVRIFIHTIHQHRHKFGGKHVFMTEEQQMFPEGFKKRFSVKPENHVPRPQNRFQAWIFDLVLLEVFEVFMMVVVVLNLVLVMVETYDDSIMKWKLQHWFHVILILIFLLEFLLKIIALRRFYFNCLNVVDLLVLLTSIGGLFLSDLYFIHPYFFLFLRLARLGRVLRFFRCARGIRMLFLGFMMSLPALLNVGLLLLIIFYTFSVLGAMSFGEVNMGDMFNFHTFWQSMVCMTMVTTSSSWDGFLIPIMRPPECNTDAEPVDCGSPVGGPLFFVSYLVLLQLLVLLLFIAVIQQIFNAHEELWEFQEEHLTVFVETWKKVDNENTGSIPHSALWELCQALQDALRVPAVNLFTLIDTKLQGDQLQCEDVLQTLTQQVFGISLPNEKLRESVKGIFPQEEEGNGGEEVGEAKGVGLA from the exons ATGTCTTTCCTGGACTTCTGGAGTGTTTTAAGGAGCCGTTCTGAGCAGACTGAGCTGAAGCTGAGTCCTCAACACCT GGAGCGGCTGCTCAGCGACAATGGGATTCGCTCGGCGTTGCGTTGTGACAGCGTGCTGTCTCTGCTGCCACCTGCTGGCTCGGCTGTGTTCAGAAGGTTCACTGCTCAGTCCATGAAGGACATCCAACACCAAGCTAAG AAGGAAACAGGGACGGAAATGCCCAAGCCATCCTATCACCTGGAAGCTGAAAAGCCCCTCCCCTTCTTCTACAAAGACCCACCACCTGAAATTCTCTACACCCCATTGGAGGAGCTGGATCCTTTCTACAAATCAGAGAAG ACCTTCCTGGTCCTCAGTAGGGGTAACGTCCTCCACAGGTTTAACGCTGAATCTTCGTGTTTTATTCTGAGCCCACTGAGTCGTCTGAGGACAGCATCCATAAAAGTCCTCCTTCATCC TTTCCTCTCCTGGTTCATGCTGGCAACGCTTCTGACCAACTGTGTGTTCATGGTGCTGGAAAACACAGCCGTGAGCTACGCGATGCA gtgtgtgttttctgtcatctACACCTGTGAAGCTCTGGTCAAAGTTTTCTCTCGAGGGTTCTGTGCAGCACGCTTCACTTTCATCAGAGATCCATGGAACTGGCTCGACCTCATTGTCATCATAACagc GTTTCCAGCTCTGATTGTTGAAATGGGTGAATTCTACGTGTTGGTGACGATTCCACGAGTGCTGAAGATCTTCTCAGTTTTCCTAG GTCTCAGGAGGACTGTCCAGGCTCTTTTGCAGGTGGTGAAGAAGCTCGCCAACGTGTTGCTTGTCACTGTGTTCTGTCTCAGCATGTTGGCGGCCATCAGCATGGTCTTCTTCATGGGCTCACTCCGAAACAAATGTGTCTTCTGGCCAATGAACAATAGTTACTACGGCAACCAGACCAATACCGACGTCAATGACACCTTTTATTACCATTCCTATGTCAACGACCCTG GAAACCATTACATCCATTCAAGAAGTATAGATCCTCTGGTGTGTGGAAACGTATCTTCTGCTGG GGTCTGTCCAAGTGATTCAATGTGCCTTCGTTCTGAAAAAACTCCAAACTATGGATACACCAGCTATGGATGGTTCGCCCCATCCCTGCTCTCCATGTTCAGACTGCTGACGCAGGACTTCACTGATAACCTACTGCAGTTG ACCATCAGGGCTAACGGTTATTTCATAGTCCTTGCCTtcgtcctcctcttcctccctacATGTTTCATGCTGCTCAGCCAAGTAGTGGCAGCGGTTGCTATGGCACTGGTGCAGCAGGAGGAGTCCGACTTTGCCCAGAGGACGGAAACAAAAGAAGTGTTCAAGCAAATCGAGGAACTGCTGAAGAGCAGAGAAGACACTGAAGAG TCCTCTAGTGGGGCGGTGCTCACAGAGAAGAAACAATCATCTGAAGAAGAAGCTATATCCATTAAAG AAACTGATGAAGCCCCCAAACCTTCCTCCTGCTGGCACCGTCTCCAACGGAGGTTTCGAGCCTTCATCCTGAGCTCTGTTTTTGAATGGGCCATCATCATCTGCCTCATCATCAACACCATCATAATGGCCACAGAGCACACTCCACTAAGCTATGAATATAACGACTTCCTGGCAGTTGCGGAAATA GTCTTTAAGCTGGTATTCATGGTGGAGATGGTCCTTAAACTGCTGGCTCTTGGCATTAGGGGATACTTCAGA GTGAGCTGGCACATTTACGACTTTATCTTGGTGCTCCTCAGCCTGGTGGAGTTATTTCTGGACGGTATCTCGGGAATGTCAGCGCTGCAATTTTCAGGACTG CGGATCCTGAGGCTGGCTCGCTGGTGGCCGGGTCTGCATCTGTTCCTGCGGGTGGTCTGGTCCTCGGTGCAACACCTGACCCTGGTCTTGCTGGTCTTGGTCTTCCTGTTTGTGGTGGTGGGTCTGCAGCTGTTCAGGAGGGACTACACGGAAAATGTGTGTCACATCTCGCAGGACTGCGAGCTTCCTCGCTGGCACATGAGCGACCTGTTCCACACCTTCATGATGGTCTGCAGGATCCTGTTTGGGCAGTGGATCGAGACCCTATGGGACTGCATGATGGTTTCCAACACTGGCTTGTGTGTGCTGTACTTCATCCTGGTCCTGGTACTTGGAAAACTGCTG CTCCTTGTTCTGTTCCTGCACTTGTTGTTGAGCTCCATCACAAACCAAAGACTGTCATCTGTGGAGGAAAAGGACAAGAAGAGCCTTGAGACCCTGAAGCAGCTCTGCAGGAGAACTGGAACCAAAGACAGGGCGGACA ACACGAAGGGCAGGAAGAAAGAGTCCCTGACTTTGAACCTTGTAGGGACTGAAGTCCAAACCAGTGAGGACAGGACGGAGACACAG GGAGACGAGCCACAGGGGACAGAGCCTGAGGACTGTTGCTGTAAct GTTGCATCCATTGCTGCCCGTTCCAGGACTTAGACTCGTCCCGTGGTCTGGGTAAGGTCTGGTCTAACCTCAGGAGGAACAGCCTGAAGGTTGTACAGAACAAGATCTTTGAAGGCTttgtcatcttcatcatcctgcTGAGCAGTGCCGCgctg ATGTTGGAGGATAACAACCTGCAGCACAGTCCGGTTCTGATGGACGTGTTGGACTGGGCTGATCGAGTGTTCATACTGTTTTTTGTAATGGAAATGATCCTCCAGTGGCTTGCTCTGGGTCTCCACCAGTACTTCACCAATGCCTGGCGCTGGATAGACTTCATAGTGTTggat GTGTCTCTGGTCTCTCTGGTTCTGGATGTTCTGGGAGTCTCCTGCAGACCTATGAGGGTCTTCAGAACCCTGAGGACTCTGTCCCGCTTCAAGGGAGTGAAG CTGGTCCTGCATACCCTGGTCCTGGCCTTACCACGGTTGCTAAAGTCATTGCTGGTGATCCTGTTGGTCTGGCTGCTTTGGGCCTTGCTTGGTATCCGCCTGTTTGGGGGAAAGTTCTGGTTCTGTCTCAACATGACGTCAGAGGAGCTGCCGCATCACTCCGAAGTGGAGAACAAGACCAGTTGCTTCATGCTGATGATCGAagacaaccaatcagagatcaCCTGGATAAACACCTACTTCCACTTCGACCATGTTCCCATGAGCTACCTCTCTCTGTCCCTACTG GCGATGTCCAGAGGATGGTTGGATATTCTCTACTCAGCCATGGACTCCACACAG ATTGAGCAGCAGGTGCAGTATGAGTCCAACATCTACTCCTTCTTCTACTTCCTTGGTTTCTTCATTGTTGGCGTTTTCTTCACCTTCAACTTCTTCGTCAGAATCTTCATCCACACCATCCATCAACACAGACACAAG TTTGGAGGGAAACATGTCTTCATGACGGAGGAGCAGCAGATGTTTCCAGAAGGCTTCAAGAAACGCTTTTCAGTCAAACCAGAGAACCACGTCCCACGTCCCCAG AACCGGTTCCAGGCCTGGATCTTTGACTTAGTTCTGTTGGAGGTCTTTGAGGTCTtcatgatggtggtggtggtcctCAATCTGGTTCTGGTGATGGTGGAAACATACGATGACAGCATAATGAAGTGGAAACTCCAGCACTGGTTCCACGTGATCTTAATACTCATCTTCCTCCTGGAGTTCCTGCTGAAGATCATTGCACTCCGGCGGTTCTACTTCAACTGCCTGAACGTTGTGGACCTTCTGGTTCTGCTTACGTCTATCGGAG GTCTGTTTCTGTCGGATTTATATTTCATCCATCCttacttcttcctcttcttgcGTCTGGCCCGGCTGGGTCGGGTCCTTCGTTTCTTTCGCTGTGCTCGAGGGATTCGAATGCTGTTTTTGGGCTTCATGATGTCACTGCCAGCGCTCCTGAACGTGGGCctgctcctcctcatcatcttcTACACATTCTCTGTCCTCGGTGCGATGAGCTTCGGAGAAGTGAACATGGGTGACATGTTTAACTTCCACACCTTTTGGCAGAG TATGGTCTGCATGACCATGGTGACAACGTCTTCTTCCTGGGATGGATTTCTGATTCCCATCATGAGACCACCAGAGTGCAACACTGATGCAGAGCCTGTAGACTGTGGCAGCCCAGTAGGGGGTCCTCTCTTCTTCGTGTCCTACCTCGTGCTCCTTCAGCTGCTCGTGCTGCTGCTCTTCATTGCAGTCATTCAGCAAATCTTCAATGCCCATGAGGAACTGTGGGAATTTCAGGAGGAACATCTAACGGTCTTTGTGGAAACCTGGAAGAAGGTGGACAACGAAAACACAGGGAGCATTCCTCACAG CGCTCTGTGGGAGCTGTGCCAGGCTCTTCAGGACGCTCTGAGGGTTCCCGCAGTGAACCTGTTCACTCTGATAGACACCAAGCTTCAAGGAGATCAGTTACAGTGTGAGGACGTGCTGCAAACGCTCACAcagcag GTTTTTGGTATTTCTCTTCCAAACGAGAAACTCAGAGAAAGTGTGAAGGGGATCTTTCCTCAG GAGGAAGAGGGCAATGGTGGAGAGGAAGTGGGTGAAGCCAAAGGAGTGGGTTTGGCCTAA